The Nitrospira sp. genome contains a region encoding:
- the obgE gene encoding GTPase ObgE — MFVDEVHITVRAGRGGNGICSFRREMFVPRGGPDGGDGGDGGDIIMTASHRLTTLLDLRYQKQYEAQDGRPGGGSNCTGRSGEDVTITVPVGTIVYDDQTKEIVVDFIEDGQTAVIAQGGRGGKGNSNFATSVNRVPTKCTPGTQGEERTLRLELKLLADVGLLGFPNAGKSTLIAAISAARPKIADYPFTTLVPNLGVVRWGSDRSFVVADIPGLIEGAHEGKGLGVQFLRHIERTAFLLHLIDVSEWAAEDPVASFETLRQELAAYDPTLTRRPFAVVATKIDVIGQSERLAQLQTYCRQQGYPCLAISAATNQGLDNLILHVGKQMETLRTIPCETHS; from the coding sequence ATGTTCGTCGATGAGGTACACATCACGGTGCGAGCCGGCCGCGGCGGAAACGGCATCTGCAGCTTCCGAAGGGAGATGTTCGTTCCACGCGGAGGTCCGGACGGCGGCGACGGCGGCGACGGCGGCGATATCATCATGACCGCGTCCCATCGATTGACGACTCTGCTCGACCTCCGCTACCAGAAGCAGTATGAAGCCCAAGATGGGCGCCCCGGTGGGGGGTCCAATTGCACCGGCCGCTCGGGAGAAGACGTCACCATCACCGTTCCCGTCGGTACCATCGTCTACGATGACCAGACGAAAGAAATAGTCGTCGATTTCATCGAAGATGGCCAAACAGCCGTGATCGCACAAGGAGGGCGGGGTGGGAAAGGGAACAGCAACTTCGCCACCTCCGTCAATCGAGTGCCGACAAAATGCACTCCCGGCACCCAGGGAGAAGAACGGACCTTGCGGCTCGAGCTCAAACTGCTTGCCGACGTTGGGCTGCTGGGATTTCCGAATGCCGGGAAATCAACGCTCATTGCCGCTATTTCAGCGGCGCGTCCCAAGATCGCCGATTATCCCTTTACCACGCTGGTTCCGAATCTTGGCGTTGTTCGCTGGGGATCCGACCGCAGCTTTGTCGTAGCCGATATCCCCGGCTTGATCGAGGGCGCTCACGAAGGAAAGGGTCTGGGGGTACAGTTCCTCCGTCATATCGAACGCACCGCATTCTTACTCCACCTGATCGATGTCTCAGAATGGGCCGCTGAAGATCCAGTCGCCAGTTTCGAAACTCTGCGGCAGGAACTTGCTGCCTACGACCCGACACTCACCCGCCGCCCATTTGCGGTCGTTGCGACAAAGATCGATGTGATCGGCCAAAGTGAGCGGCTGGCTCAGTTGCAGACCTATTGCCGGCAGCAAGGCTATCCCTGCTTGGCGATTTCGGCCGCCACCAATCAGGGGCTCGACAACCTGATCCTTCACGTCGGGAAGCAGATGGAGACGTTGCGGACGATCCCATGCGAGACACACTCCTAG
- a CDS encoding peroxidase, producing MIPYGERRLEYHDIQGLVQHDYVELPSAIFVLCQVTDPERAHAWLAGLVEQIERVSRLALDHPRRTSAVHVAFTSHGLSALGVAAEVLNQFPREFREGMATLQRERLLGDRGESRAVNWEWGAERDSTRADDHPRPDPRLHVMLMVYAHDADMLRDRIETLLPRGTDQGLRELKRFDTVFLAGPEREADGRLVGPKEHFGFRDGIGQPHVAGMPPSDPNVNPAEGNTIAPGEVLLGYANSYGEMPEGPTDVHGLGFGRNGTFLVFRQLRQDVKQFWDYVAACSDSEADAAIKLAAKMVGRWPDGTPLVVSPNHSNPEARTHNQFLYASDRDHPDPYGTRCPIGAHIRRTNPRDSLGDDPAQALELANQHRIIRRSRAYGPPLVENMDPKSMMGAVDNGAERGLHFLCLNAAIDRQFEFVQSLWANNPKFGNLYEDPDPLIGVQDGRTGQFTVQGQPIRCRYSNMQRFVQVRGGAYFFLPGIEAIRTLARNSTTALSR from the coding sequence ATGATTCCATACGGTGAACGTCGATTGGAGTATCACGACATTCAAGGATTGGTCCAGCATGACTATGTGGAGCTGCCCTCGGCGATCTTCGTCCTGTGCCAGGTGACGGATCCTGAGCGTGCCCACGCATGGCTCGCTGGCTTGGTCGAACAGATCGAACGGGTCAGCCGGCTTGCTCTCGATCATCCCAGGCGCACGAGCGCGGTGCATGTCGCCTTCACCAGCCATGGGTTAAGCGCGTTAGGCGTGGCTGCGGAGGTGCTGAATCAATTTCCCCGTGAATTCCGAGAAGGGATGGCCACCCTGCAGCGGGAACGATTGTTGGGTGACCGTGGGGAAAGCCGCGCCGTCAACTGGGAATGGGGGGCCGAACGCGATTCGACGCGGGCCGACGACCATCCGCGGCCGGATCCGAGGCTGCACGTGATGCTGATGGTGTACGCGCACGATGCAGACATGCTGCGCGATCGGATCGAGACGTTGTTACCTCGTGGAACGGATCAGGGACTTCGTGAACTCAAACGGTTCGACACAGTGTTTCTTGCAGGTCCTGAGCGTGAGGCCGACGGACGATTGGTCGGGCCGAAAGAACATTTCGGTTTCAGGGACGGAATTGGCCAGCCGCACGTGGCGGGTATGCCTCCGAGCGATCCGAATGTGAATCCGGCGGAGGGGAACACCATCGCGCCCGGCGAAGTGCTGCTCGGGTATGCCAACTCGTACGGCGAAATGCCGGAGGGGCCTACTGATGTCCATGGTCTGGGTTTCGGGAGGAACGGCACGTTTCTCGTGTTCCGGCAGTTGCGGCAGGACGTCAAACAATTCTGGGACTATGTCGCGGCGTGCTCAGACAGTGAAGCCGACGCAGCGATCAAGCTGGCGGCGAAAATGGTCGGGCGCTGGCCGGATGGCACCCCTCTGGTCGTGTCCCCGAATCATTCCAACCCTGAGGCGCGGACACACAATCAATTTCTATACGCAAGCGACCGAGATCATCCCGATCCCTATGGCACGCGTTGTCCCATCGGGGCGCACATCCGCCGAACCAATCCTCGCGACTCGCTGGGTGATGATCCTGCCCAGGCTTTGGAACTGGCCAATCAGCATCGCATCATCCGGCGCTCCAGGGCCTATGGACCGCCGCTGGTCGAGAATATGGATCCCAAGAGTATGATGGGCGCCGTCGACAATGGAGCGGAGCGCGGACTTCATTTTCTCTGTCTGAACGCCGCCATCGACCGCCAGTTTGAATTCGTGCAGAGTCTCTGGGCCAACAATCCGAAGTTCGGGAATTTGTACGAAGATCCGGATCCCTTGATCGGTGTGCAGGATGGGCGAACCGGACAGTTCACCGTCCAAGGCCAACCGATCCGCTGCCGCTATAGCAACATGCAACGGTTTGTGCAGGTACGCGGCGGTGCCTATTTCTTTCTGCCCGGCATCGAAGCGATTCGAACGCTCGCTCGGAATTCGACGACAGCCTTGAGCCGCTGA
- a CDS encoding PilZ domain-containing protein, with protein MPATNKFVIRTYHRIPVRCEVYYLGGDFLGKGTVMNLCRNGFRVLGDHQVVPGMELVIRLTLPDKDEPVEIQRVLVRWVRGLLFGAKVVTMSPDGEDRIGTFLSSRLRAYCASS; from the coding sequence ATGCCTGCTACCAACAAATTTGTGATTCGTACGTATCACCGGATTCCCGTTCGCTGCGAGGTGTACTACCTGGGCGGAGATTTTCTGGGAAAGGGAACCGTCATGAACCTGTGTCGTAACGGATTCCGCGTCCTAGGTGATCATCAAGTGGTGCCCGGGATGGAGCTTGTCATTCGGCTCACCCTTCCTGACAAAGATGAACCGGTCGAAATCCAGCGTGTTCTTGTTCGATGGGTGCGTGGTCTGTTGTTTGGGGCTAAAGTGGTGACCATGAGCCCGGATGGGGAAGATCGAATCGGAACGTTTTTGAGTTCCCGCCTTCGCGCCTATTGCGCCTCTTCGTAA
- the secG gene encoding preprotein translocase subunit SecG: MLYTLIVVVHVLICFLMIGAILLQSGKGAEIGAAFGGSSQTVFGSRGPANFLSKFTVIVAAVFMVTSLTLAILAKQRNFSSTVIDLQQKSEPAAPPSAPPSQPSSESHPSGDTPAAGH; this comes from the coding sequence ATGCTGTATACGCTGATTGTCGTAGTCCACGTGCTGATATGTTTTCTGATGATCGGGGCGATTCTTCTGCAATCAGGGAAGGGAGCGGAGATCGGCGCCGCATTCGGCGGCTCCAGCCAGACGGTGTTTGGAAGCCGGGGGCCCGCCAACTTCCTGAGCAAGTTTACCGTCATCGTCGCGGCCGTATTCATGGTCACGTCGCTCACGCTGGCAATTTTGGCCAAGCAACGGAACTTTTCCTCGACCGTGATTGACCTGCAGCAAAAAAGCGAACCGGCGGCACCTCCGTCGGCGCCACCCTCCCAGCCATCCTCGGAATCGCATCCATCAGGAGACACTCCAGCAGCCGGCCACTAA
- the gap gene encoding type I glyceraldehyde-3-phosphate dehydrogenase, which yields MTIRVGINGFGRIGRNVLRASMGDKDLHIVAINDLTDAKTLAYLLKYDSVHGTLSASVEAKEDQILVDGKPITVLAVKDPKELPWKALNVDVVIESTGRFTDRESAGKHLSAGAKHVIISAPAKDPDVTIVLGVNDDKFDPKSHHIVSNASCTTNCLAPVAKVLLETFGIKHGIMTTIHSYTNDQQLLDLPHKDLRRARAAGMSMIPTSTGAAKALHLVIPELKGKLDGLAIRVPTPNVSLVDLTVETEKDCDIASVNAAFKKAAEGPLKGILKYSEDPIVSIDQKGDDHSATVDAPLTNVVDKRMVKVTAWYDNEWGYSCRVRDLVKVLAGKSTH from the coding sequence ATGACCATTCGTGTTGGAATCAATGGGTTCGGACGTATCGGGCGCAACGTGCTGCGTGCGTCGATGGGTGACAAAGACCTTCATATCGTTGCGATCAACGATCTGACGGACGCGAAGACGCTTGCGTATCTGCTCAAGTACGACTCGGTGCACGGCACCCTTTCCGCCAGTGTTGAAGCCAAGGAAGACCAGATCCTCGTGGACGGGAAACCCATCACCGTGCTCGCGGTCAAAGATCCGAAAGAACTGCCCTGGAAGGCGCTGAACGTCGACGTGGTCATTGAATCGACCGGCCGATTTACCGACCGGGAATCGGCGGGTAAACACTTGTCCGCAGGCGCCAAGCACGTGATCATTTCGGCACCGGCGAAAGATCCCGATGTGACCATCGTACTCGGCGTGAACGACGACAAGTTTGATCCGAAATCCCACCACATTGTGTCCAACGCCTCCTGTACGACCAACTGCCTGGCACCGGTCGCCAAGGTCTTGCTGGAAACGTTCGGCATCAAGCATGGGATCATGACCACGATCCATTCTTATACCAACGATCAGCAGCTCCTCGACCTTCCTCACAAGGACCTTCGGCGCGCCCGTGCAGCCGGCATGTCGATGATTCCGACCAGCACCGGCGCGGCCAAAGCCCTGCATCTCGTGATACCGGAACTCAAGGGCAAATTGGACGGCCTCGCCATTCGAGTGCCGACGCCGAATGTGTCCCTGGTCGATCTCACCGTGGAAACCGAGAAGGATTGCGATATCGCATCCGTGAATGCCGCATTCAAGAAGGCTGCGGAGGGTCCGCTCAAGGGCATTCTCAAGTACTCTGAAGACCCTATCGTCTCCATCGATCAGAAGGGTGACGATCACTCGGCCACCGTCGATGCTCCATTGACCAACGTCGTGGACAAGCGCATGGTCAAGGTGACAGCCTGGTACGACAACGAATGGGGCTACTCATGCCGAGTCCGCGACCTGGTGAAGGTCTTGGCCGGAAAGTCTACGCACTGA
- a CDS encoding branched-chain amino acid transaminase, producing the protein MLEPVEKIWMDGKFVAWEEANVHVLTHSLHYGLAAFEGLRCYKGKSGSAIFRLQEHVDRLFDSAHIAMMAMPYDKKQMADAIVETVRINRLDACYIRPLVYIGYGAMGVHPGDNPIRMAIAAWKWGAYLGDDALANGMRACVSSFTRHHVNVSMTRGKISGYYVNSIMAKRQAKADGYDEAILLDPEGYVAEGTGENVFIVRRGVLKTTPLTSVLEGITRNSVIQLAQERKIAVAEERFTRDEMYIADEVFVTGTAAELTPVREIDNRRIGNGAPGPITRALQHAFFSIVRGEDPAHESWLTRV; encoded by the coding sequence ATGCTGGAACCAGTTGAAAAAATCTGGATGGACGGAAAGTTTGTGGCGTGGGAGGAGGCCAACGTCCACGTCCTCACTCATTCGTTACATTATGGTCTGGCAGCGTTTGAAGGACTCCGGTGTTACAAGGGCAAATCGGGATCCGCAATTTTCCGGCTGCAGGAGCATGTCGATCGACTGTTTGATTCGGCCCACATCGCCATGATGGCCATGCCGTACGACAAGAAACAGATGGCCGACGCCATTGTGGAAACAGTTCGCATCAATCGTCTCGATGCCTGTTACATTCGTCCCTTGGTCTACATCGGGTACGGTGCCATGGGCGTGCACCCGGGCGACAATCCGATACGGATGGCCATTGCGGCTTGGAAATGGGGCGCGTACCTGGGCGACGATGCGCTGGCCAATGGGATGCGTGCGTGTGTTTCTTCCTTCACCAGGCACCATGTGAATGTGTCCATGACCAGAGGAAAAATATCCGGATACTATGTGAACTCCATCATGGCCAAGCGGCAGGCCAAGGCCGACGGATATGACGAAGCGATTCTTCTCGACCCCGAGGGCTACGTAGCCGAGGGAACCGGAGAGAATGTGTTTATCGTTCGCCGGGGCGTTCTCAAAACGACGCCGCTCACGTCGGTGCTGGAAGGGATCACGAGGAATTCCGTCATCCAATTGGCCCAAGAGCGAAAAATCGCCGTGGCCGAAGAACGATTCACGCGCGATGAAATGTACATCGCCGACGAAGTGTTCGTGACCGGCACTGCCGCCGAATTGACCCCGGTTCGAGAAATCGACAATCGGCGAATCGGAAATGGCGCGCCCGGACCGATTACGCGTGCCCTCCAACATGCCTTCTTTTCAATTGTGCGTGGCGAAGATCCTGCCCACGAGTCCTGGCTGACCCGGGTCTGA
- a CDS encoding endonuclease MutS2 yields MGETLSEQAAQALEWPRLLELLAQHARSVIGMARCRSLPLSGNLAEACLRQQETTEMVRLLEGSDPVPTLSFPDIREQLTRSCKGGELEPVELRDCVIVLTLMTEVEQYAKSHTVETRTLARVLEPLHVTKSLQGLLRSIERVIQTDGSIKDSASPELQRLTSQAQELKHDMRQHLERILHSKRYEDVLQESYFAQREGRYVVPVKADMRGRVPGIVHDVSASGATVFVEPRELVELNNSIKVADLEIEREVHRILRELSGLVASNANDIGQGIEALAECDVIKAKAEVSRRLKCNPVALNEQGRVVLKQARHPLLLIAKDHVVANDIHMEEAIRVLVISGPNTGGKTVTLKILGLFALMVRAGLHLPCAPESEMALFTDLYADIGDAQDLSRDLSSFSAHMTHMIRLLSESAAKPTPNECSTPCSLVLLDEPVTSTDPQEGAALAEALLCRLVEMNMKVVATTHYGALKELAQTTPGFANASVEFDVERFAPTYRLFAGIPGGSSALEIAGRLGMDERIVNDARTRLHRDNQRLDELMADLQRKQRQLAEDSVRIQRAREEAEQAAREAQALRAQLEAAEQEARRGLKKKLGEQFQRARAEVQATVDSLKREQKLIKAKETKERLHELETRTREELAPTGKPIPLEQLGIGDTVEIVGLAMTGSLLETPQGKKRVRVKVGEGEILATVSSLVGVAQESSATAPSTSTSPMSRRVSTSNGLGLDEQTVVDVRGQAADDALDQVVAALDRAALNGAPYLRIIHGHGTGRLKSVLREYLEESPYVAEFRPGDQAEGGDGATVARLR; encoded by the coding sequence GTGGGCGAGACATTATCTGAACAGGCGGCACAGGCATTGGAGTGGCCTCGGTTACTGGAGCTCCTCGCGCAGCATGCACGCTCGGTAATCGGAATGGCTCGATGCCGGTCTCTTCCCCTGTCGGGTAACCTCGCGGAGGCATGCCTCCGTCAACAAGAGACGACGGAAATGGTGCGCTTGCTGGAAGGGAGTGATCCGGTGCCGACGCTGTCATTTCCCGATATTCGCGAGCAACTGACTCGATCATGCAAGGGTGGAGAGCTTGAGCCGGTTGAATTGCGAGATTGCGTGATCGTCCTGACACTGATGACTGAAGTGGAGCAATACGCAAAGTCCCATACAGTCGAGACGCGGACTCTGGCGAGGGTTCTGGAACCGCTTCATGTCACGAAGAGTCTGCAGGGCCTCCTGAGGTCTATTGAGAGAGTCATCCAAACAGACGGGTCGATTAAAGATTCGGCGTCGCCGGAACTCCAGCGTCTGACAAGTCAGGCACAGGAGCTCAAGCATGACATGCGTCAGCATCTCGAGCGGATCTTGCATTCCAAAAGATATGAAGATGTGCTCCAAGAGTCGTATTTTGCACAACGAGAAGGCCGCTATGTCGTGCCGGTAAAGGCGGACATGCGGGGGAGAGTTCCCGGGATCGTCCACGACGTGTCGGCCAGCGGCGCAACCGTTTTTGTGGAGCCTCGCGAATTAGTCGAACTGAACAATTCTATTAAAGTGGCGGATTTGGAGATCGAGCGGGAGGTGCATCGCATCTTGCGAGAGCTCAGCGGGTTGGTGGCTTCCAACGCGAACGATATCGGTCAGGGAATCGAGGCGTTGGCCGAATGCGATGTCATCAAAGCGAAAGCCGAGGTGAGTCGTCGGCTGAAATGTAATCCTGTCGCGTTGAATGAGCAGGGACGTGTGGTCCTCAAGCAGGCACGGCATCCGCTGCTGCTCATCGCGAAAGATCACGTTGTGGCCAATGACATTCACATGGAAGAAGCGATCCGGGTTCTGGTGATCTCCGGACCGAATACGGGAGGGAAGACCGTCACACTCAAGATCCTTGGTCTGTTCGCGCTCATGGTGCGGGCAGGGCTGCATCTCCCCTGCGCTCCGGAATCCGAGATGGCGCTCTTCACGGATCTCTACGCCGACATCGGGGATGCACAGGACTTGAGCCGCGATCTGTCCAGTTTTTCGGCCCACATGACCCATATGATCCGATTGCTTTCCGAGAGCGCCGCCAAACCGACACCAAACGAATGCTCCACGCCGTGCTCGCTGGTGCTTCTTGATGAGCCGGTGACCTCGACCGATCCGCAAGAAGGCGCGGCCTTGGCAGAGGCGCTTCTGTGCCGCTTGGTCGAAATGAACATGAAGGTGGTGGCAACGACGCATTATGGTGCGCTCAAAGAGCTGGCGCAGACGACTCCTGGTTTCGCCAATGCCAGCGTGGAATTCGACGTGGAGCGTTTCGCGCCGACCTACCGATTGTTCGCCGGGATCCCGGGTGGTTCTTCAGCCTTGGAGATCGCCGGTCGACTCGGCATGGATGAACGTATCGTGAACGACGCGCGAACGCGGCTCCACCGCGATAACCAACGGCTCGACGAACTCATGGCCGATTTGCAACGGAAACAGCGCCAACTGGCTGAAGATAGCGTCCGGATCCAGAGAGCCAGGGAAGAAGCCGAGCAAGCGGCTCGGGAAGCACAAGCGCTCCGAGCACAATTGGAAGCGGCCGAGCAGGAAGCCCGACGAGGGCTCAAGAAGAAACTCGGCGAACAGTTTCAACGCGCACGAGCGGAGGTCCAGGCCACCGTCGACTCCCTGAAGCGTGAGCAGAAGCTCATCAAGGCGAAGGAAACAAAGGAGCGCTTGCACGAATTGGAAACGCGAACGAGAGAAGAACTTGCTCCAACCGGCAAGCCGATTCCACTTGAACAGCTTGGGATCGGCGATACGGTGGAAATCGTCGGGTTGGCCATGACCGGAAGTTTGCTGGAAACGCCTCAAGGGAAAAAACGTGTTCGTGTCAAAGTCGGTGAGGGCGAAATCCTGGCGACTGTCTCAAGCCTGGTGGGTGTCGCGCAGGAATCCAGTGCGACGGCACCATCGACATCAACGTCTCCAATGTCCCGGCGAGTTTCGACGAGCAATGGATTGGGGCTGGATGAACAAACAGTGGTGGACGTACGAGGGCAGGCGGCAGATGACGCACTCGATCAGGTCGTCGCGGCATTAGACCGGGCGGCTCTGAACGGCGCGCCGTACCTCCGTATCATCCATGGGCATGGGACTGGTCGCCTCAAATCTGTCCTGCGCGAGTATCTGGAAGAGTCGCCCTATGTGGCGGAGTTTCGCCCTGGTGATCAAGCCGAGGGAGGGGATGGAGCGACCGTGGCGAGGTTACGGTGA
- a CDS encoding triose-phosphate isomerase: protein MRRVLIVGNWKMNKTASEAVSFVRELKERLPAPSTTAELAIAPPFTALESVRNALGPSSPIQLGAQNMFWEDSGAFTGEVSAPMLKDLGCRYVILGHSERRTLFGEQNDGIHKKIRAALKHGLRPILCIGESLAQRDGGTTDTVLTHQLQESLSGLPSDAMADFIIAYEPVWAIGTGKAATADQAVAAHRTIRQVLAVTWSPTIAESTRILYGGSVTPQNAESLLSSDQIDGALIGGACLQVDSFATIAKIASVSRPIGV from the coding sequence GTGCGCAGAGTCCTGATCGTCGGCAACTGGAAGATGAATAAGACCGCGTCCGAAGCGGTCTCCTTCGTGCGTGAGCTGAAAGAGCGCCTTCCTGCTCCATCCACAACCGCTGAACTGGCCATTGCTCCCCCATTCACTGCACTGGAATCGGTCCGCAACGCCTTGGGCCCATCGTCTCCGATTCAGCTCGGCGCCCAGAATATGTTTTGGGAAGATAGCGGCGCCTTTACGGGAGAAGTCTCCGCGCCTATGCTCAAAGATCTCGGCTGTCGCTATGTCATCCTAGGCCATTCTGAGCGGCGGACTCTTTTCGGCGAGCAGAACGACGGCATCCATAAGAAGATTCGAGCGGCGCTCAAACATGGGCTGCGCCCCATCCTCTGCATCGGGGAATCGCTGGCCCAACGAGACGGCGGGACGACCGACACCGTGCTGACCCACCAACTCCAGGAAAGTCTGTCCGGCCTTCCCTCCGACGCGATGGCCGACTTCATCATCGCCTATGAGCCGGTATGGGCGATCGGCACCGGCAAAGCAGCGACGGCGGACCAAGCCGTGGCCGCCCACCGCACGATCCGACAAGTCCTTGCCGTCACATGGTCACCCACGATCGCCGAATCCACGAGGATTCTCTATGGAGGGAGCGTCACGCCTCAAAACGCAGAATCGTTGTTATCCTCTGACCAGATCGACGGCGCGCTCATCGGCGGAGCTTGTCTCCAGGTTGATTCCTTTGCTACAATCGCCAAGATCGCTTCCGTCTCTAGGCCAATCGGAGTCTGA
- the rplU gene encoding 50S ribosomal protein L21: protein MYAIVETGGKQYRVETGSTIQVQSLPGDVGARVELDQVHLVHGDAGVMIGQPLLSGAKVTAEIVRHGRTRSITVFKKKRRKNYRRTRGHRQGFTKLLITNIATA, encoded by the coding sequence ATGTACGCAATCGTTGAAACGGGTGGTAAACAATATCGGGTCGAAACAGGTTCTACGATTCAGGTCCAGAGCTTGCCCGGAGACGTCGGAGCTCGGGTCGAGCTCGACCAGGTTCATCTGGTACACGGCGACGCCGGTGTCATGATCGGACAGCCGCTCCTCAGCGGTGCCAAAGTCACAGCCGAAATCGTGCGGCACGGACGGACTCGATCGATTACCGTGTTTAAAAAGAAACGCCGTAAGAACTACCGCCGCACCCGTGGACACCGACAAGGATTCACCAAGCTGTTGATTACGAATATTGCAACGGCCTAA
- a CDS encoding phosphoglycerate kinase: MHKKTIDDVQLRGKRVIIRADFNVPLDEALQITDDTRIRSTLPTINRVVDEGAKVILCSHLGRPKGAFEPKYSLAPVAKRLGRLLGKEVIFAPDCIGPAVEKLVAKMKDGDVLLLENLRFHEGEEKNDDAFAKALASLGDVFINDAFGAAHRAHASTVGITKFIADAAAGALLKKEIEYLEGAVANPVRPFAAILGGAKVSGKIGVIENLGKKVDKVIIGGGMAFTFLKAKGMEIGNSLVEMDMLDFARGIEDHALSRGVKFYLPVDCVVAASREVGAETKIVPVQEIPKGWYALDIGPASVKLFNEAVQNAKTILWNGPMGVFEIDAYARGTFAMAHAIADAYALTIVGGGETSLAVHRAGVSENMSFISTGGGAALELLEGKTLPGLAALPDRQN, translated from the coding sequence TTGCACAAGAAAACGATCGACGATGTGCAACTTCGTGGCAAGCGCGTCATCATCCGCGCCGATTTCAACGTCCCGCTCGATGAAGCACTGCAAATTACCGACGACACCCGCATTCGCTCGACCTTGCCGACCATCAATCGCGTCGTCGACGAGGGCGCCAAAGTTATTCTCTGCTCTCACCTCGGTCGGCCGAAGGGTGCCTTTGAGCCCAAGTATAGCCTGGCGCCTGTCGCAAAACGCCTGGGCCGGCTGCTCGGTAAAGAAGTGATCTTCGCGCCGGACTGTATTGGCCCGGCCGTCGAGAAGCTGGTCGCCAAGATGAAGGACGGAGATGTGCTCTTGCTGGAAAATCTCCGCTTTCACGAAGGCGAGGAGAAGAACGACGACGCCTTCGCCAAGGCCCTGGCTTCGCTCGGCGACGTCTTCATCAACGACGCCTTCGGAGCAGCGCATCGGGCTCACGCGTCGACCGTCGGGATCACGAAGTTCATTGCTGATGCGGCCGCAGGCGCGCTGCTGAAGAAGGAAATCGAGTACCTCGAGGGCGCTGTCGCCAACCCCGTTCGGCCGTTTGCCGCCATTCTGGGAGGCGCGAAGGTCTCCGGAAAGATCGGCGTCATCGAAAACCTGGGGAAGAAAGTCGATAAAGTCATCATCGGCGGCGGGATGGCGTTTACGTTCTTGAAGGCCAAGGGCATGGAGATCGGTAATTCCCTCGTCGAAATGGACATGTTGGATTTTGCCCGGGGAATCGAAGACCACGCGCTCTCACGGGGAGTCAAATTTTACCTGCCCGTCGATTGTGTGGTTGCGGCCAGCCGAGAGGTGGGCGCTGAAACCAAGATTGTTCCTGTGCAGGAGATTCCCAAAGGATGGTATGCCCTCGACATCGGTCCGGCCTCCGTCAAGCTGTTCAATGAGGCAGTTCAAAATGCGAAAACCATCCTGTGGAACGGGCCGATGGGTGTGTTCGAAATCGACGCCTATGCCAGAGGCACGTTTGCCATGGCTCACGCGATCGCCGATGCTTACGCCCTCACGATAGTCGGCGGCGGCGAAACGAGTCTGGCCGTTCATCGAGCCGGCGTCTCGGAGAATATGTCGTTCATCTCCACCGGAGGTGGCGCGGCCCTGGAATTACTCGAAGGCAAAACACTTCCCGGCCTTGCGGCGCTGCCTGACCGCCAGAACTGA
- the rpmA gene encoding 50S ribosomal protein L27 — MATNKGGGSSRNGRDSNPQYLGVKAYGGQTVTAGSIIVRQRGTKFFPGFNVDLGRDHTLFARMSGVVKFEGGRGRRKVSVYPVPTKS, encoded by the coding sequence ATGGCGACAAACAAAGGCGGCGGATCATCACGTAACGGCCGCGACAGCAATCCTCAATATTTAGGCGTGAAGGCCTATGGCGGTCAAACGGTTACCGCCGGCAGCATTATCGTCCGCCAGCGCGGCACCAAGTTTTTTCCTGGGTTCAATGTGGACCTTGGGAGGGACCATACCTTGTTCGCCAGAATGAGCGGCGTGGTCAAGTTTGAGGGTGGACGCGGCAGACGAAAGGTCAGCGTGTACCCTGTTCCAACCAAGTCCTGA